In Buchnera aphidicola (Macrosiphum gaurae), the following proteins share a genomic window:
- the znuB gene encoding zinc ABC transporter permease subunit ZnuB, protein MFELIFPGWLVGVILSLTTSPLGSFIVWRRMSSFGDTLSHSSLLGIAISIAFNINSFCALFLLMSLIAIILAWLEELLPVSLETILSIVSHSSLSLGMVFISLISNNKEVNITHYLFGDLLSVTEYDLIIIFISSIIILGVLLYHWNMILSATINEELAKIDGVNVFYARLTIMLMTAFTISIAMKFVGALLITSLLIIPPATAQHFSGSPEKMVIIAIIVSILSVTGGIFLSFFYNTPSSPSIVLCSSFLFFLSKIKNVFIKNKIL, encoded by the coding sequence ATGTTCGAACTAATTTTTCCAGGATGGTTAGTAGGTGTTATTTTATCTTTAACAACTAGTCCATTAGGCTCATTTATAGTTTGGCGGAGAATGTCATCTTTTGGTGATACCTTATCACATTCTTCTCTTCTTGGTATAGCAATATCTATTGCATTTAATATTAACTCGTTTTGTGCTCTCTTTCTTCTTATGAGTTTAATTGCAATCATTTTAGCATGGTTAGAAGAATTATTACCTGTTTCATTAGAAACTATACTAAGTATAGTATCACATAGTTCGTTATCTTTAGGAATGGTTTTTATTAGTTTGATTTCTAATAATAAAGAGGTAAACATTACACATTATTTATTTGGTGATTTGTTATCTGTCACAGAATATGATTTAATTATCATCTTCATAAGTAGTATAATAATACTTGGCGTTTTACTTTATCACTGGAATATGATTTTATCAGCAACCATCAATGAAGAATTAGCTAAAATAGACGGTGTAAATGTCTTTTATGCTCGTTTAACTATTATGTTAATGACTGCTTTTACTATTTCTATAGCAATGAAATTTGTAGGTGCATTATTGATTACTTCTTTATTAATTATTCCACCTGCAACTGCACAACATTTTTCAGGTTCTCCAGAAAAAATGGTTATTATTGCCATAATAGTAAGTATTTTATCTGTTACAGGAGGAATATTTTTATCTTTTTTTTACAATACACCATCTAGTCCATCTATTGTTTTATGTTCTTCTTTCCTATTTTTTTTAAGTAAAATAAAAAACGTTTTTATTAAAAATAAAATTCTTTAA
- the infA gene encoding translation initiation factor IF-1, protein MSKEENIEMQGTVIDTLPNTMFRVELENKHIITAHISGKMRKNYIRILTGDKVTIELTPYDLTKGRIIFRSR, encoded by the coding sequence ATGTCTAAAGAAGAAAATATTGAAATGCAAGGAACTGTAATAGACACATTACCAAATACCATGTTTCGTGTCGAACTAGAAAATAAACACATTATTACAGCACATATTTCAGGAAAAATGAGAAAAAATTATATTAGGATATTAACTGGAGACAAAGTGACAATAGAATTAACACCTTATGATTTAACCAAGGGAAGAATTATTTTTAGAAGTCGCTAA
- the serS gene encoding serine--tRNA ligase → MLNPCLLRNELHLTARKLLKRGYKLDVSKISYMEDKRKKLQIQTENLQFKHNSLSNLIKEAKIIKNEYKSLKHEVIQLSKDLDASKIELNALKEKIHQFSMCIPNIPFDDVPEGKTSLNNKVIKYWGQKKNYNFIVQDHVEIGKKFNELDWKSSAKMSGSRFVFMKGKIALLHRALSQFMLDLHTIDHGYTESYVPYLVHSEALYGTGQLPKFSDDLFHINFENKKKYILIPTGEVPLTNLVYNQIIDEKDLPIMLTAHTPCFRSEASSYGRDAQGLIRLHQFDKVELVQIVAPEKSAEALENLTNHAEKVLQLLDLPYRKMLLCAGEIGFSAVKTYDLEVWFPSQQKYREVSSCSNMNDFQARRMKARYKKKSTQKNFFVHTLNGSGLAIGRTLAAILENYQCSDGRVRIPKILQKKYMRGLEFIN, encoded by the coding sequence ATGTTAAATCCTTGTTTATTACGAAATGAATTGCATTTAACAGCTAGAAAGCTATTAAAAAGAGGTTATAAATTAGATGTTTCTAAAATATCTTATATGGAAGATAAAAGAAAAAAGTTACAAATTCAAACTGAAAATTTACAATTTAAACACAATTCTCTATCTAATCTTATTAAAGAAGCTAAGATTATTAAAAACGAATATAAATCATTGAAACATGAAGTCATACAGTTAAGTAAAGATTTGGATGCTTCTAAAATTGAACTTAACGCTTTAAAAGAAAAAATACATCAATTTTCTATGTGTATTCCAAATATTCCTTTTGATGATGTTCCAGAAGGAAAAACTAGTCTTAATAATAAAGTAATTAAATATTGGGGTCAAAAAAAGAACTATAATTTTATAGTCCAAGATCATGTAGAAATAGGTAAGAAATTTAATGAATTAGATTGGAAATCTTCAGCAAAAATGTCAGGATCACGTTTTGTTTTTATGAAAGGTAAAATTGCACTTTTACATCGTGCACTTAGTCAATTTATGTTAGATTTGCATACTATAGATCATGGTTATACTGAATCTTATGTCCCTTATTTAGTTCATTCTGAAGCTTTATATGGAACAGGACAATTACCAAAATTTAGTGATGATTTATTTCACATAAACTTTGAAAATAAAAAAAAATACATATTAATTCCTACTGGAGAAGTCCCCCTAACTAATTTAGTTTATAATCAGATAATAGATGAGAAAGATTTGCCTATTATGTTGACTGCACATACTCCTTGTTTTCGATCAGAAGCATCTTCTTATGGACGTGATGCTCAAGGGTTAATTCGATTACATCAATTTGATAAAGTAGAATTAGTTCAAATTGTTGCACCAGAAAAATCCGCAGAAGCATTAGAAAACCTTACTAATCATGCTGAAAAAGTTTTGCAACTTTTAGATTTACCATATAGAAAAATGCTTTTATGTGCAGGAGAAATAGGTTTTTCAGCTGTAAAAACTTATGATTTAGAAGTTTGGTTTCCTTCTCAGCAAAAATATAGAGAAGTCTCTTCTTGTTCTAATATGAATGATTTTCAAGCGCGCCGTATGAAAGCCCGTTATAAAAAAAAATCTACACAAAAAAATTTTTTTGTACATACACTAAATGGTTCAGGTTTAGCAATAGGTAGAACGTTAGCAGCTATTTTAGAAAATTATCAATGTTCTGATGGTCGCGTAAGGATTCCTAAAATTCTTCAAAAAAAATATATGCGAGGCTTAGAGTTTATAAACTAG
- the znuC gene encoding zinc ABC transporter ATP-binding protein ZnuC: protein MLELVRLNNVCLNLSNRSILTNISLSLIPNRVLTLIGPNGAGKSTLVRIILGLIKPSSGSIIRSHNLSIGYVPQKLNLNTLLPITVERFMQLSQRRNNRKILEILKRVNAESLKTYQLQKLSGGEMQRILLAKALLKNPNLLVLDEPIQGVDIMGQLALYKLINEIRYKLKCSILMVSHDLDFVMAKTDDVICLNNHICCSGTPETVCNNLEFISIFGFKRVQELAIYHHDHNHVHNF, encoded by the coding sequence ATGTTAGAATTAGTAAGATTAAACAATGTTTGTCTAAATTTATCTAATCGTTCTATTCTCACTAATATATCACTATCTTTAATTCCTAATCGTGTCCTGACTTTAATTGGACCTAACGGAGCTGGAAAATCTACTTTAGTACGTATTATTTTAGGATTGATTAAACCTAGTTCAGGTTCAATTATCCGATCCCATAATTTATCTATTGGCTATGTTCCTCAAAAATTAAATCTTAATACTTTATTGCCTATTACAGTAGAACGATTTATGCAATTATCTCAAAGAAGAAACAATAGAAAAATATTAGAAATATTAAAACGTGTTAATGCGGAATCTTTAAAAACTTACCAATTACAAAAATTGTCTGGTGGAGAAATGCAACGTATTCTCTTGGCTAAAGCATTATTAAAAAATCCTAACCTTCTAGTATTGGATGAACCGATACAAGGAGTTGATATAATGGGACAATTAGCTTTATATAAACTAATTAATGAAATTCGATATAAGTTAAAATGTTCTATTTTGATGGTATCTCATGATCTAGATTTTGTAATGGCTAAAACAGATGATGTAATTTGTTTAAATAATCATATTTGTTGTTCTGGAACACCAGAAACGGTTTGCAATAATTTAGAGTTTATTTCTATATTTGGATTTAAACGTGTGCAAGAATTAGCAATTTATCATCATGACCATAATCATGTTCATAATTTTTAA
- the serC gene encoding 3-phosphoserine/phosphohydroxythreonine transaminase: MNKFYNFSAGPAMIPRDVLYQAKKELQNWKKIGCSIMEISHRSEEFIQVALEAEKDLRDLLKIPDSFKVLFCQGGARGQFSAIPMNLLNNSETADYINSGYWSNCAFIEAKKYCTPRSIFIRKNYNEKESLLPMNQWNISKNSAYVHYCPNETIDGLSIYEEPFFKDKIIIGDFSSVILSRMINIKNYDIIYAGAQKNIGPAGITIIIIRKKLIRHSSNIAPSVLDYQKISENNSMFNTPPTFSWYLSGLVFKWLKKQGGLKAIEKLNQKKSDLLYKKIDNSNFYINKIDSKNRSQMNIVFHLIDPRLNEIFLKEASELGLNYLKGHSIVGGMRASIYNAMPLEGIKSLIKFMSYFENRYG, translated from the coding sequence ATGAATAAATTTTATAATTTTAGTGCTGGTCCAGCTATGATTCCAAGAGATGTTCTTTATCAAGCTAAAAAAGAGTTGCAAAACTGGAAAAAAATAGGTTGTTCTATAATGGAAATCAGTCATCGTAGTGAAGAATTTATCCAGGTTGCTTTAGAGGCTGAAAAAGATTTAAGAGATTTATTAAAAATACCTGATTCTTTTAAAGTGTTATTTTGTCAAGGTGGTGCTAGAGGACAATTTTCTGCTATTCCTATGAATTTATTAAACAATTCAGAAACAGCTGATTACATAAATAGTGGTTATTGGTCAAATTGTGCGTTTATAGAAGCTAAAAAATACTGTACTCCTCGATCTATATTTATTAGAAAAAATTATAATGAAAAAGAATCTCTTTTACCTATGAACCAGTGGAATATTAGTAAAAACTCAGCATATGTTCATTATTGTCCTAATGAGACAATAGATGGATTATCTATTTATGAAGAACCATTTTTTAAAGATAAAATTATTATCGGAGATTTTTCTTCTGTTATTTTATCACGTATGATTAATATTAAAAATTACGATATTATTTATGCAGGTGCTCAAAAAAATATTGGTCCTGCCGGTATCACCATAATTATCATACGAAAAAAACTCATAAGACATTCGTCTAACATTGCTCCTTCTGTTTTAGATTATCAAAAAATATCAGAAAATAATTCTATGTTTAATACACCTCCGACATTTTCCTGGTATTTGTCAGGATTAGTTTTTAAATGGCTAAAAAAACAAGGAGGATTGAAAGCAATTGAAAAATTAAATCAAAAAAAATCAGATTTACTATATAAAAAAATAGATAATAGTAATTTTTATATTAATAAGATAGATAGTAAAAATAGATCACAAATGAATATTGTATTTCATTTAATTGATCCTAGATTAAATGAAATTTTTTTGAAAGAAGCTTCTGAACTAGGTTTAAATTATTTAAAAGGACATAGTATAGTAGGTGGTATGCGTGCATCTATTTATAATGCTATGCCATTAGAAGGTATTAAATCTTTAATAAAATTTATGTCCTATTTTGAAAATCGATATGGATAA
- the aroA gene encoding 3-phosphoshikimate 1-carboxyvinyltransferase, with the protein MQDSFNLKPISYVNGTICLPGSKSISNRVLLLSSIAKGTTYLKNLLDSHDTQHMLNALKKLGIKYSLSNDKKICCIQGIGQAFNLSQPISLYLGNAGTAIRPLLSVLSLHKNQVLLSGDNRMHERPIEDLVDALKQGGAIIEYKENKGYPPILTRGGFIGGTIFLNGDISSQFLTSLLISAPLALNNTTIIIKGNLVSKPYIDITLNLIKCFGVNIKHDSYTVFYIKGQQEYKAPGNYIVEGDASSASYFLAAAAIKGGSIKVTGVGKKSIQGDIEFANILKKMGAIICWEDYSITCTHNKLNAIDLDMNHIPDAAMTIAMVALFSKGTTTIRNIYNWRVKETDRLSAMTIELRKIGAKVEEGKDFLSITPPVMFKYSNIETYNDHRIAMCFSLISLSGIGVNILNPNCISKTYPSYFEDFLSISNI; encoded by the coding sequence ATGCAAGATTCTTTTAATTTAAAACCAATATCTTATGTTAATGGAACTATTTGTTTGCCGGGTTCAAAAAGTATTTCAAACAGAGTTTTATTACTTTCTTCAATAGCTAAGGGTACAACATACTTAAAAAATTTATTAGATAGTCATGATACACAACACATGTTAAATGCTTTAAAAAAACTAGGTATTAAGTACTCTTTATCAAATGATAAAAAAATATGTTGTATTCAAGGTATAGGTCAAGCTTTTAATTTATCTCAACCTATTTCCCTATATTTAGGGAACGCAGGTACTGCTATACGACCTCTTCTTTCCGTATTATCTTTACATAAAAATCAAGTTTTATTAAGTGGAGATAATAGAATGCATGAAAGACCTATCGAAGATCTTGTTGATGCTTTAAAACAAGGAGGTGCTATTATAGAATATAAAGAAAATAAAGGATATCCGCCAATACTAACAAGAGGCGGTTTTATTGGAGGGACTATTTTTTTAAACGGTGATATTTCTAGTCAATTTTTAACATCATTATTAATTAGTGCTCCGCTTGCTCTAAACAATACTACCATTATTATCAAAGGAAATTTAGTTTCTAAACCTTATATTGATATTACACTTAATTTAATTAAATGTTTTGGAGTAAATATTAAACATGATTCTTATACTGTATTTTATATAAAAGGTCAACAAGAATATAAAGCACCTGGAAACTATATAGTTGAAGGAGATGCTTCTTCAGCTTCTTATTTTTTAGCTGCTGCAGCCATCAAGGGTGGTTCAATTAAAGTTACTGGTGTTGGTAAAAAAAGTATTCAAGGTGATATAGAATTTGCAAATATTCTTAAAAAAATGGGAGCAATAATTTGTTGGGAAGATTATTCCATTACTTGTACTCATAACAAATTAAATGCAATAGATTTAGATATGAATCATATTCCTGATGCAGCAATGACGATTGCCATGGTGGCTCTTTTTTCTAAGGGCACTACGACTATTAGAAATATATACAACTGGAGAGTTAAAGAAACTGATCGCTTATCTGCAATGACTATCGAATTAAGAAAAATTGGTGCTAAAGTTGAGGAAGGGAAAGATTTTTTATCTATTACTCCTCCTGTTATGTTTAAATATTCAAACATTGAAACTTATAACGATCATCGTATAGCCATGTGTTTTTCTCTTATATCTTTATCTGGAATAGGTGTAAATATACTTAATCCTAATTGTATTTCAAAAACTTATCCATCTTATTTTGAAGATTTTTTGTCTATCAGTAATATCTGA
- the trxB gene encoding thioredoxin-disulfide reductase gives MHDMNHSKIIILGSGPAGYTAAIYASRANLNPVLITGVNKGGQLMNTSEIENWPGDADKISGWELMNRMHKHAIKLKTKIVSDTITSVDFKTTPFSLIGEKNKYTSDSIIIATGANPRYLGLKSEHNFKGKGVSTCAVCDGFFYKNKEVAVVGGGNTAIEETLYLSNFVKKVYLIHRGINFSAEKILLNRLEKKIKTQKIIIYLNSTIKDILGNSSGVTSLLVEKKHFQEKKELNVQVSGLFVAIGYIPNTNIFINKLKMKDGYIQVMHETHGNYTQTSIPGVFAAGDVIDHVYRQAITSSSSGCMAALDSERYLNSLI, from the coding sequence ATGCATGATATGAATCATAGTAAAATAATTATTCTAGGGTCTGGCCCCGCAGGATACACTGCAGCAATATATGCTTCAAGAGCTAATTTAAATCCCGTTTTAATTACTGGAGTAAATAAAGGGGGGCAACTTATGAATACTAGTGAAATTGAAAATTGGCCAGGGGATGCGGACAAAATCAGTGGTTGGGAATTAATGAACCGTATGCATAAACATGCTATTAAACTTAAGACTAAAATTGTTTCTGATACTATCACTTCAGTAGATTTTAAAACAACCCCTTTTTCTTTAATAGGAGAAAAAAATAAATATACTTCTGATTCAATTATCATTGCAACTGGAGCAAATCCTCGTTATTTAGGACTAAAATCAGAACACAATTTTAAAGGAAAAGGTGTTTCAACATGTGCTGTGTGTGATGGTTTTTTTTATAAAAACAAAGAAGTTGCAGTTGTAGGAGGGGGGAACACAGCTATAGAAGAAACATTATATTTGTCAAACTTTGTTAAAAAAGTTTACCTAATACATCGTGGTATTAATTTTAGTGCTGAAAAAATTTTATTGAATAGATTAGAAAAAAAAATAAAAACTCAAAAAATAATTATTTATTTAAATTCTACTATAAAAGATATATTAGGCAATTCTTCTGGTGTAACCAGTTTGTTGGTTGAAAAAAAACATTTTCAAGAAAAAAAAGAATTAAACGTTCAGGTTTCTGGACTATTTGTTGCTATTGGATATATTCCTAATACAAATATATTTATTAACAAGTTAAAAATGAAAGATGGTTATATTCAAGTAATGCATGAAACACATGGCAATTACACTCAAACAAGTATACCTGGCGTATTTGCTGCTGGAGATGTAATAGATCATGTATACAGACAAGCAATTACATCATCTTCTAGTGGTTGTATGGCAGCACTAGATAGCGAACGTTATCTTAATTCATTAATATAA
- the aspS gene encoding aspartate--tRNA ligase: MRTKYCGNIRIIHLNKIVKLCGWVHKIRNFGQFIFIDMRDYTGLVQVIFELKNNIVFKKALTLRNEFCIQVCGIVQKREEKNKNIKISTGEIEILANEINILNISKSLPLNYTQKNNDDSRLKYRYLDLRSLNILENLKIRNKITFLIRDFMMKRNFIDIETPILTKSTPEGARDYLVPSRNHFGKFYALPQSPQLFKQMLMIAGIDRYYQIVKCFRDEDLRSDRQPEFTQIDIEVSFMNAQKVRSLIEKLVIKIWSKIINFNLIKFPQLSFCESMKKYGSDKPDLRNPIKIIDISNICQDEKFILFFNLDSKRNNRIALLCISRGADISRKKIDTYSKYVQKFNAKKLFYIKIIENNIGYRGVYSSIKYILDETTLKKIIEKSKAKNGDILFLIADQESIVNKSLGMLRLKLGIDLNITKKNAWKPVWIVDFPMFSKDVNGNFSSVHHPFTAVKNMHIKNLDDSPQLALSDSYDLVINGYEIGGGSVRIHDVNIQRKVFDIIGIKKSVQNEKFGFLMEALEYGAPPHAGIALGLDRIVMLLTNSTNIRDVIAFPKTTSATCLMTNSPSKINNSILQELAIKILKNKS, from the coding sequence ATGCGTACTAAATATTGTGGAAATATTCGAATAATTCATTTGAATAAAATAGTAAAATTATGTGGTTGGGTACATAAAATTAGAAATTTTGGTCAATTTATTTTTATTGATATGAGAGATTATACTGGTCTTGTTCAAGTCATTTTTGAATTAAAAAATAATATAGTTTTTAAAAAAGCCTTAACTTTAAGAAATGAATTTTGTATTCAAGTTTGTGGTATAGTTCAAAAACGAGAAGAAAAAAATAAAAATATCAAAATCAGTACTGGAGAAATAGAAATTTTAGCAAATGAAATCAATATTTTAAATATTTCAAAATCATTACCATTAAATTATACACAAAAAAATAATGATGACTCAAGATTGAAATATAGATATTTAGATCTACGTTCTTTAAATATCCTAGAAAATCTTAAAATTAGAAATAAAATCACTTTTTTAATAAGAGATTTTATGATGAAAAGAAATTTTATAGACATCGAAACCCCAATTCTTACAAAATCTACACCAGAAGGTGCAAGAGATTATTTAGTCCCAAGTCGTAATCATTTTGGAAAATTTTATGCACTACCTCAATCTCCTCAACTATTTAAACAAATGTTAATGATTGCTGGTATAGATAGATACTATCAAATAGTTAAATGTTTTCGTGATGAGGATTTACGTTCAGATCGACAACCAGAATTTACACAAATTGATATTGAAGTTTCTTTTATGAATGCACAAAAAGTTCGCAGTTTAATAGAAAAACTCGTAATAAAAATTTGGTCAAAAATAATAAACTTTAATTTAATTAAATTTCCTCAATTATCTTTTTGCGAATCAATGAAAAAATATGGATCGGATAAACCAGATTTACGGAATCCAATAAAAATTATTGATATTTCTAATATTTGTCAAGATGAAAAATTTATATTATTTTTTAATTTAGATTCTAAAAGAAATAATCGAATAGCATTACTATGTATTTCTAGAGGTGCTGACATAAGTCGGAAAAAAATTGATACCTATAGTAAATACGTACAGAAATTTAATGCAAAAAAATTATTTTATATAAAAATAATAGAAAATAACATTGGATATAGAGGTGTATATAGTTCTATAAAATACATTTTAGATGAAACTACTTTAAAAAAAATAATAGAAAAAAGCAAAGCTAAAAATGGAGATATATTATTTTTAATTGCTGATCAAGAATCTATTGTTAATAAATCTCTTGGTATGTTACGTTTAAAATTAGGCATCGATCTGAATATCACTAAAAAAAACGCTTGGAAACCAGTTTGGATAGTTGATTTTCCTATGTTTAGTAAGGATGTTAATGGGAATTTTTCTTCTGTTCACCATCCATTTACTGCTGTTAAAAATATGCACATAAAAAATTTAGATGATTCGCCTCAACTTGCTCTTTCAGATAGTTATGATCTTGTGATAAATGGTTATGAAATTGGTGGAGGTTCAGTACGTATTCATGATGTCAATATACAGAGAAAAGTATTTGATATTATTGGAATAAAAAAATCAGTACAAAATGAAAAATTTGGATTTTTGATGGAAGCATTAGAATATGGGGCTCCGCCACATGCTGGAATAGCTTTAGGACTAGATAGAATAGTCATGCTTTTAACCAATAGTACAAATATTAGAGATGTTATCGCTTTTCCAAAAACAACATCAGCAACTTGTTTAATGACTAATTCTCCTAGCAAAATAAATAATTCAATATTACAAGAATTGGCTATAAAAATTTTAAAAAATAAATCTTAA
- the pyk gene encoding pyruvate kinase, protein MLNRLRRTKIVATLGPSTDIDNNLEKIIRSGVNVLRFNFSHGLEHEHKFRANKAREIMANLNCHVALLGDLQGPKIRISKFRKNNIFLNINEFFILDANLGENDGNKERVGIDYKHLPYDLKIGDILLLDDGRIQLKVIKSTYPEILTKVVIGGILSNNKGINKLGGGLSANALTEKDKKDITLAAEIDVDYLAISFPRCSNDLKQARKLAKKSGSNAKIIAKIERAEAVINQNIIEDIILSSDAIMIARGDLGVEIGDSELAGIQKKLIRTARQLNRIVITATQMMESMIINPLPTRAEVMDVANAVLDGSDAVMLSAETASGKYPDETVIKMAKICKGAEKVPSINVSRHRLNAKFNDIEEAIAMSAMYVANHLKGVAAIITMTESGKTALMTSRITSGLPIFALSKNKKTLNLATLYRGVTPIYFDSKKNGVEAANEAIILLCNQGFLSSGELVIITQGDIMGKIGKTNTSRILKVL, encoded by the coding sequence ATGTTAAATCGATTAAGAAGAACAAAAATTGTAGCTACTTTAGGGCCTTCTACAGATATTGATAATAATTTAGAAAAAATAATTCGTTCTGGGGTAAATGTTCTTCGATTTAATTTTTCTCATGGCTTAGAACATGAACATAAATTCAGAGCAAATAAAGCAAGAGAAATAATGGCAAATTTAAATTGTCATGTTGCATTGCTGGGTGATTTACAAGGTCCTAAAATTCGTATTTCTAAATTTAGAAAAAATAATATTTTTTTGAATATTAATGAATTTTTTATATTAGATGCAAATTTGGGAGAAAATGATGGAAATAAAGAACGTGTAGGAATTGATTATAAACATTTACCATACGACCTAAAAATAGGTGACATATTATTATTAGATGATGGAAGAATACAATTAAAGGTTATAAAATCAACTTATCCTGAAATATTAACTAAAGTTGTTATAGGCGGAATTCTTTCTAATAATAAAGGTATTAATAAATTAGGTGGTGGTCTATCTGCAAACGCATTAACTGAAAAAGATAAAAAAGATATAACTCTTGCAGCTGAAATTGACGTCGATTATTTAGCAATATCTTTTCCACGATGTAGTAATGACTTAAAACAAGCAAGAAAATTAGCTAAAAAATCTGGTAGTAATGCTAAAATTATTGCGAAAATAGAACGTGCTGAAGCTGTAATAAATCAAAATATTATAGAAGATATAATCTTGTCATCAGATGCGATTATGATCGCAAGAGGTGATTTAGGTGTAGAAATAGGAGATTCTGAACTAGCAGGAATTCAAAAAAAATTAATTAGAACTGCTAGACAATTAAATAGAATAGTAATTACCGCAACACAGATGATGGAATCTATGATTATAAATCCACTACCTACTCGTGCAGAAGTTATGGATGTAGCTAATGCTGTTTTAGATGGTAGTGATGCAGTTATGCTTTCTGCTGAAACAGCATCTGGAAAATATCCGGATGAAACTGTTATAAAAATGGCAAAAATTTGTAAAGGTGCAGAAAAAGTACCAAGTATTAATGTATCAAGACATCGCCTTAATGCAAAATTTAATGATATTGAAGAAGCAATTGCTATGTCAGCTATGTATGTTGCTAATCATTTAAAAGGAGTTGCTGCAATTATAACAATGACAGAATCAGGAAAAACTGCACTTATGACGTCGAGAATTACATCTGGATTACCCATCTTTGCTTTGTCAAAGAATAAAAAGACTTTGAATTTAGCTACTCTTTATAGAGGGGTTACTCCTATATACTTCGATAGTAAGAAAAATGGTGTTGAAGCTGCTAATGAAGCAATTATTCTTTTATGTAATCAAGGTTTTTTATCCAGTGGTGAATTAGTTATTATAACTCAAGGTGATATTATGGGGAAAATAGGAAAAACTAATACTAGTAGAATTTTAAAAGTTTTATAA